Proteins encoded within one genomic window of Amycolatopsis nigrescens CSC17Ta-90:
- a CDS encoding nitroreductase family protein: MDYGSPDQDTVLAALALAARAPSARNSQPWHWRLEERCLHLHARPDPERRPESLLDCGAALHHLRVALAASGWRSRVHRLPEPADPSHLATVLPYRGAPSGDERAMAAAIPLRRTDRRRYSSWFVPRSQVAALIAHAGVEGAVVRIAGDSLTRRRLAYVVALPARMYRLEPDYLLELAAAARLHATPEALLADEGNALVDEDGQSMFLALGTRAHDRLSRLRAGEAMSALLLAATALGLATCALTEPLASAGVSTLLRTRVLDGAFPHAVLRLGRVVKDSAPLPPTPRRPLADLLSFPAALAA; this comes from the coding sequence ATGGACTACGGATCGCCGGATCAGGACACCGTGCTGGCCGCGCTGGCGCTCGCCGCACGGGCACCGTCCGCACGCAACTCGCAGCCGTGGCACTGGCGGCTCGAAGAGCGGTGCCTGCACCTGCATGCCCGCCCCGATCCCGAACGCCGCCCGGAGTCGCTGCTCGACTGCGGGGCCGCGCTGCATCACCTGCGGGTGGCGCTGGCCGCGTCCGGCTGGCGGAGCAGGGTGCACCGGCTGCCCGAGCCGGCCGACCCTTCGCATCTGGCCACGGTGCTGCCGTACCGCGGCGCGCCCTCCGGTGACGAACGGGCGATGGCCGCGGCGATCCCGCTGCGGCGGACCGACCGGCGGCGATACAGCTCGTGGTTCGTGCCGCGGTCCCAGGTCGCCGCGCTGATCGCGCACGCGGGCGTGGAAGGCGCGGTGGTCCGGATCGCCGGTGACTCGCTGACCAGACGGCGGCTGGCGTACGTGGTGGCGTTGCCGGCCAGGATGTATCGGCTGGAGCCCGACTACCTGCTCGAGCTCGCGGCGGCGGCGAGGCTGCACGCGACCCCGGAGGCGCTGCTCGCGGACGAGGGCAACGCGCTGGTGGACGAGGACGGCCAGTCGATGTTCCTCGCGCTGGGCACCCGCGCGCACGACCGGCTGTCCCGGCTGCGGGCCGGTGAGGCGATGAGCGCGCTGCTGCTAGCCGCCACCGCGCTCGGCCTTGCCACCTGCGCGCTGACCGAACCGCTGGCGAGCGCCGGGGTCAGCACGCTGCTCCGGACCAGGGTGCTGGACGGCGCCTTTCCCCATGCCGTGCTGCGCCTTGGCCGGGTGGTCAAGGATTCGGCGCCGCTGCCGCCCACACCAAGGCGCCCCTTGGCGGACCTGCTCTCCTTCCCGGCCGCCCTCGCCGCCTAG
- a CDS encoding GAF domain-containing sensor histidine kinase, with product MTEGGRPRPLGRMDGLVEAMLEVGSGLELRPTLKRIVGVARKLVHARYGALGVLAPGGGLAEFLCEGFDERVCQAIGGMPTGRGLLGVVPARAAPLRLDELSAHPAAEGFPEHHPALRSLLSVPVLVRDEVFGVLHLSEKEDGAAFTEADEVVLQALAAAAGIAVENARRYEELRARERWREAAAEIRSALLVATDSKEVLNLIAARARDLAEADYAFIALADDPELPAEEVPELVVRVCAGLDAGALTGRAIPIQGSTCGEVFRGKAPRRVPALTYDLATGTGAAFGAALVLPLRAGDSVTGVLAALRARGGRPFGPELLPLMASFADQAALALQLAGDQRRQRELDLLADRERIARDLHDHVIQRVFAIGLSLQSTQQRSRSPEIQVRIGEIVDELQELVRVIRTAIFDLHDGAQGGGQLRKRLHEVIAELTGDAGLRSTVRMSGPLSVVPAALADHAEAVVREAVSNVVRHARATTVNLTVSVADDLAIVVTDNGVGIPDSAARSGLHNLVQRADAAGGRMAVTKVWDGGTRLAWSAPLP from the coding sequence GTGACCGAGGGTGGCAGACCGCGTCCGCTCGGCCGGATGGACGGTCTGGTCGAAGCGATGCTCGAGGTCGGCTCGGGGCTGGAGCTGCGGCCCACCCTGAAGCGCATCGTCGGGGTGGCCAGGAAGCTGGTGCACGCGCGTTACGGCGCGCTGGGCGTGCTCGCTCCCGGTGGCGGGCTGGCGGAGTTCCTCTGCGAAGGGTTCGACGAGCGGGTCTGCCAGGCGATCGGCGGGATGCCGACCGGGCGTGGCCTGCTGGGTGTGGTGCCGGCGCGGGCCGCACCGCTGCGCCTGGACGAGCTGTCCGCGCATCCGGCGGCGGAGGGTTTTCCGGAGCACCACCCGGCGCTGCGATCTCTGCTCAGCGTCCCGGTGCTGGTGCGGGACGAGGTCTTCGGCGTCCTCCACCTCAGTGAGAAGGAGGACGGCGCCGCGTTCACCGAGGCGGACGAGGTGGTGCTGCAGGCGCTCGCAGCGGCGGCCGGTATCGCGGTGGAGAACGCCCGTCGCTACGAGGAACTCCGTGCGCGCGAGCGCTGGCGTGAGGCGGCCGCGGAGATCAGGTCGGCCCTGCTGGTGGCCACCGACAGCAAAGAGGTGCTGAACCTGATCGCCGCCAGGGCGCGAGACTTGGCGGAGGCCGACTACGCCTTCATCGCACTGGCGGACGACCCCGAGCTGCCCGCGGAGGAGGTGCCGGAGCTGGTGGTCCGGGTCTGCGCCGGGCTGGACGCGGGTGCGCTGACCGGCCGCGCGATTCCCATCCAGGGCTCCACCTGCGGCGAGGTGTTCCGCGGCAAGGCGCCGCGCCGGGTGCCCGCGCTGACCTACGATCTCGCCACCGGCACCGGGGCCGCGTTCGGGGCCGCGCTCGTGCTGCCGCTGCGGGCCGGCGACTCGGTGACCGGGGTACTGGCCGCACTGCGTGCGCGGGGCGGCCGGCCATTCGGCCCGGAGCTGCTGCCGTTGATGGCCTCCTTCGCGGACCAGGCCGCGCTCGCCCTGCAACTGGCCGGCGACCAGCGCCGGCAGCGCGAGCTGGACCTGCTGGCCGACCGGGAGCGGATCGCGCGCGATCTGCACGATCACGTCATCCAGCGGGTGTTCGCGATCGGGCTTTCCCTGCAGAGCACCCAGCAGCGCAGCAGGTCGCCGGAGATCCAGGTCAGGATCGGCGAGATCGTGGACGAGCTGCAGGAGCTGGTGCGGGTGATCCGCACCGCGATCTTCGACCTGCACGACGGCGCGCAGGGCGGCGGCCAGCTGCGCAAGCGCTTGCACGAGGTGATCGCCGAGCTGACCGGGGACGCCGGGCTGCGCTCCACGGTGCGGATGTCCGGGCCGCTCAGCGTGGTGCCGGCGGCGCTGGCCGACCATGCCGAGGCGGTGGTGCGGGAGGCGGTCAGCAACGTGGTGCGGCACGCCAGGGCGACCACGGTGAACCTGACCGTGTCGGTGGCCGACGATCTGGCCATCGTGGTCACCGACAACGGAGTGGGCATCCCGGACTCGGCGGCCCGCAGCGGGCTGCACAACCTCGTCCAGCGGGCGGACGCGGCGGGCGGCCGGATGGCAGTGACCAAGGTGTGGGACGGCGGCACCAGACTGGCCTGGTCCGCACCCCTGCCCTAG